Proteins encoded together in one Parcubacteria group bacterium window:
- the rbfA gene encoding 30S ribosome-binding factor RbfA, whose translation MRARTKKINSLIQQQMAELLVKNVDFKPNAFVTISKVDTTDDLRYTRIFVRVYPTAEINYGLKTLEHEKKTLQKLLHQKLHIKILPRISFIHDKTGEDADEIERLLQQA comes from the coding sequence ATGCGCGCTCGTACAAAAAAAATTAATTCCCTCATACAGCAACAAATGGCTGAGTTGCTTGTAAAAAATGTTGATTTTAAGCCAAATGCCTTTGTAACGATCTCGAAGGTTGACACCACGGATGATCTGCGCTACACTCGGATATTCGTGCGTGTATATCCGACCGCGGAAATCAACTATGGTCTAAAAACACTTGAGCACGAAAAGAAAACTTTGCAAAAATTGTTGCATCAAAAGTTGCACATCAAAATTCTTCCTCGCATCTCATTTATACATGATAAAACAGGTGAAGATGCTGATGAGATTGAGCGTCTTTTGCAGCAAGCATAG